The Haemophilus parainfluenzae genome window below encodes:
- a CDS encoding LIC_12616 family protein — MQSTVSVSCFGRNSLAQCYKLKAIFQSSAFLSFLKSNHWGVIRFSDVRNLTATVGADYEERGQFDVVFSHHHIVDTPLDPIETLNNAQTI, encoded by the coding sequence ATGCAAAGCACTGTTAGCGTCTCTTGTTTTGGTCGGAATTCCCTTGCGCAGTGTTACAAGCTAAAAGCCATTTTCCAAAGTTCGGCGTTTCTTTCTTTTCTAAAATCAAATCACTGGGGCGTGATTCGTTTTTCAGATGTCCGCAATTTAACGGCTACCGTTGGGGCAGATTATGAAGAACGAGGGCAGTTTGATGTTGTATTTAGCCATCATCACATTGTTGATACACCTCTAGATCCGATAGAAACGTTGAACAACGCACAAACCATTTAA
- a CDS encoding DUF3383 domain-containing protein, with protein MFGTNSETAKAAQPFFAQSPRAKQLIIARWQKEPATIDATKNTLSGATLSDDLERFKNGCKWSIHSDYWH; from the coding sequence TTGTTCGGCACAAATTCAGAAACAGCAAAAGCAGCACAGCCATTTTTTGCTCAAAGCCCTCGTGCAAAACAATTAATTATTGCGCGCTGGCAAAAAGAACCCGCAACCATTGATGCAACCAAAAACACATTAAGCGGTGCAACCTTATCGGATGATTTAGAGCGTTTTAAAAACGGTTGTAAATGGTCGATTCACTCTGACTATTGGCACTGA
- a CDS encoding DUF3383 domain-containing protein, with amino-acid sequence MGTETKKVNGLSFADASDFNAIAVKIQEKLTALPSSLSISYDKRRTTFYHHI; translated from the coding sequence ATTGGCACTGAAACCAAGAAAGTAAATGGGCTATCTTTTGCTGATGCATCAGATTTCAATGCGATTGCAGTTAAAATCCAAGAGAAATTGACAGCACTTCCTTCATCTTTATCTATCTCTTACGATAAGCGTAGGACAACGTTTTATCATCACATCTAA
- a CDS encoding phage structural protein: MAVFDPKQVVVLLDGKEISDWADGSDVINATNQVDAGQMVIGANGTGVFIANPDQSGKLTLKIKQHSEDNAYLSKLFNQQKTSIKTYLPITLAIRDLINDDVVTASKGYFTTPAPYVRGNGHNATTWTIVFEKMTMNLEKGVQ; this comes from the coding sequence ATGGCAGTTTTCGATCCAAAACAAGTTGTCGTGTTATTAGACGGCAAAGAAATAAGTGACTGGGCAGACGGATCAGATGTGATTAATGCGACCAACCAAGTTGATGCGGGGCAAATGGTTATTGGTGCAAATGGCACAGGCGTATTTATCGCAAACCCTGACCAATCAGGCAAATTAACCCTAAAAATTAAACAACATTCTGAGGATAACGCCTATTTATCTAAGTTGTTTAATCAACAAAAAACCAGTATTAAAACCTATTTACCGATAACTCTCGCTATCCGCGATTTAATCAATGATGATGTTGTCACGGCAAGTAAAGGGTATTTCACCACGCCTGCGCCTTACGTGCGTGGGAATGGACACAATGCGACAACCTGGACGATTGTGTTTGAGAAAATGACGATGAATCTTGAAAAAGGTGTTCAATAA
- a CDS encoding phage baseplate protein, with product MLNFAQVSNRSIGTITFDVVTTEDHQSDLSITENPIESGAAIADHAVIQPKQVTINGVMVDHDHSTFGLDLPFIGNIRGGIDFLNNFPLPVKVITQTSQTIARAGRAISQVAGAYSQAKSILNQARTIAPFLPDFGLGGLLDSSAGDSRVQKCYADLVACQKSGETIDIQTGINLYKNMLIQSVAVNQSQDGSATFTITAREIFIVETQTAQSKSKTGVSGKSKSGRAATQSATKSQQGSTQPKNDTPKRTSSLFNLFKWW from the coding sequence ATGTTAAATTTTGCACAAGTATCCAATCGTAGTATTGGCACAATAACATTCGATGTGGTTACAACAGAAGACCATCAGTCGGATTTATCTATTACAGAAAACCCGATTGAATCAGGGGCTGCCATTGCTGACCATGCAGTTATTCAGCCTAAACAAGTTACCATTAATGGTGTAATGGTTGATCACGACCATTCGACTTTTGGTTTAGACCTTCCGTTTATCGGCAATATTCGTGGCGGGATAGACTTTCTTAACAACTTTCCTCTGCCAGTTAAGGTTATCACTCAAACATCGCAAACTATCGCAAGAGCGGGGAGAGCGATTAGCCAAGTTGCAGGTGCGTATAGTCAAGCGAAGAGCATTCTTAATCAAGCGCGAACCATTGCCCCTTTTTTGCCTGACTTTGGGCTAGGCGGATTGCTAGATAGCAGTGCAGGGGATAGCAGAGTGCAAAAATGCTATGCCGACCTTGTTGCTTGCCAGAAATCAGGGGAAACCATTGATATACAGACAGGGATTAACTTGTACAAAAACATGCTAATCCAATCTGTAGCGGTCAATCAGTCACAAGATGGCAGTGCAACATTTACCATAACGGCTCGTGAGATATTTATTGTTGAGACGCAAACAGCTCAATCTAAATCTAAGACAGGGGTATCGGGTAAAAGTAAAAGCGGTCGAGCAGCGACTCAATCAGCAACAAAATCACAGCAAGGTTCTACTCAACCAAAGAACGATACACCTAAAAGAACCTCTTCGCTTTTCAATCTTTTTAAATGGTGGTGA
- a CDS encoding phage baseplate plug protein gives MRKIPLTQHPYQEQTFEFNGIKIRLTLRFNSIGQFWAMDVFEPVNQKQICRGHALACGVPLLARSTQPYFFYLDDESGAELDPMSMEDLGTRCFLYIGEKAS, from the coding sequence ATGCGTAAAATTCCATTAACACAACATCCTTATCAGGAGCAAACTTTTGAATTTAACGGCATAAAAATCCGCTTAACCTTGCGATTTAATAGTATTGGACAGTTTTGGGCAATGGATGTATTTGAGCCAGTAAATCAAAAACAGATTTGTCGAGGTCATGCGCTCGCGTGCGGAGTGCCATTATTGGCTCGCAGTACGCAGCCTTATTTCTTCTATTTGGACGATGAAAGTGGTGCTGAATTAGACCCAATGAGTATGGAAGATTTGGGCACTCGATGCTTTTTGTATATAGGCGAAAAGGCATCGTAA
- a CDS encoding helix-turn-helix domain-containing protein, whose product MKVKPISYKQVKETLLQDEETKALYLQEKRIEELQSLLQEMRIRAGLTISQVAEKMGVTQPAISKLEKNASRASFLTLQRYAHACGAELRVGVI is encoded by the coding sequence ATGAAAGTTAAACCGATAAGTTACAAACAAGTAAAAGAGACCTTACTTCAAGACGAAGAAACTAAAGCACTTTATTTGCAAGAAAAACGTATTGAGGAACTGCAATCACTACTCCAAGAAATGCGTATTCGTGCAGGTCTCACTATTTCTCAAGTTGCCGAAAAAATGGGTGTAACTCAACCGGCAATCAGCAAATTAGAAAAGAATGCCAGTCGGGCTTCATTTCTAACACTACAACGCTATGCGCATGCTTGCGGTGCCGAATTGCGTGTCGGTGTCATTTAA
- a CDS encoding type II toxin-antitoxin system RelE/ParE family toxin, with the protein MFELLFHPEAFAEIEALSPIMRAKALNALDKLETLGSELRFPHTRAMGNGLFELRAGNKDISRTFFAFAIGKKIYILRTFVKKTQKTPPSEIELALKRLGEMTDES; encoded by the coding sequence ATGTTCGAGTTATTATTTCACCCTGAAGCATTCGCTGAAATTGAAGCCTTATCTCCAATAATGCGAGCTAAAGCGTTAAATGCTCTGGATAAGTTAGAAACATTAGGCAGTGAGCTTCGTTTCCCGCATACGCGCGCAATGGGTAATGGTTTATTTGAACTGCGCGCTGGCAATAAAGATATTTCGCGCACCTTTTTTGCTTTTGCCATAGGGAAGAAAATTTACATCCTGCGCACTTTTGTTAAGAAAACACAGAAAACCCCACCGTCAGAAATTGAATTAGCTTTAAAACGTTTAGGAGAAATGACCGATGAAAGTTAA
- a CDS encoding Gp138 family membrane-puncturing spike protein produces MTFPLKAGDEGIAIFSERCIDGWWQNGNASTPLDFRLHDLSDAMFIPGICSVPKAIGGFFTEGLSMQTLDGGTYIRIKNGSILIKGNIEHQGHTSQTGSHSSTGVISSDTDVKASVFQ; encoded by the coding sequence GTGACATTCCCGCTTAAAGCAGGTGATGAGGGGATAGCGATATTTTCCGAGCGTTGCATTGACGGATGGTGGCAAAACGGTAACGCATCAACGCCTTTAGATTTTAGGCTACATGATTTATCCGATGCGATGTTTATTCCTGGCATATGCTCTGTGCCGAAAGCTATTGGCGGATTTTTTACCGAAGGGTTATCAATGCAAACCCTTGATGGCGGCACATACATCAGAATCAAAAACGGCTCGATTTTGATTAAAGGAAATATCGAACATCAGGGCCATACCTCGCAAACAGGCTCGCATAGCTCCACAGGCGTTATCTCGAGCGATACAGATGTAAAAGCAAGTGTATTTCAGTGA
- a CDS encoding DUF4041 domain-containing protein: MEPSNIFATIIVILMLLSPFYLVYLIIKKIKKGKDQKIQSEYNDLSSKIKHLQDEINEKSKELSLIKDELKSYEPEGALLRVGLYQPIFSFDTSEEYKAKILELREKQKALFKSNLACTCSTTWTVGTGKDAKKQGAKMTKNNIDLALRAFNNECDALISKVSSSNFEKIRNGIQHSYEHINKLNQHNLISINPAYLALKLKELMATYEYALKKEEEKAEQARIKEEMREEARAQRELEKAKAEAERAQRDAEKELENARKLLEKDQANTELQARIAELELKYQEALENSQRAISQAQLTKSGHVYVISNIGSFGENVFKIGMTRRLEPLDRIRELGDASVPFSFDVHALIYSEDAPALENELHKVFADHQVNRVNPRKEFFKVPLEIIADEVKKRNAKIEFTMLAEASEYYQSLAMEKEHKYTDIIESDDEDLSEE, translated from the coding sequence ATGGAACCAAGCAATATTTTTGCCACAATTATTGTAATTTTAATGTTACTTAGCCCTTTTTATCTTGTTTATCTGATTATAAAGAAAATAAAAAAAGGCAAGGATCAAAAGATACAATCGGAATATAACGACCTATCATCAAAAATTAAACACCTACAAGATGAGATTAATGAAAAGTCAAAAGAGTTATCTTTAATTAAGGATGAGCTTAAGAGTTATGAACCAGAAGGGGCTTTATTAAGAGTTGGATTATACCAGCCTATATTTAGCTTTGATACCTCTGAAGAATATAAAGCAAAAATTCTTGAATTAAGAGAAAAGCAAAAAGCACTATTTAAAAGTAATTTGGCTTGTACTTGCTCTACAACATGGACTGTTGGGACAGGTAAAGATGCTAAAAAGCAAGGTGCTAAAATGACAAAAAATAATATTGATTTAGCTTTAAGAGCTTTCAATAATGAATGTGATGCGCTGATTAGTAAAGTTAGCAGTAGTAATTTTGAAAAAATACGAAATGGAATCCAACATTCTTATGAGCATATTAATAAGCTAAATCAACACAATTTAATATCTATTAATCCAGCTTATTTAGCTCTTAAGCTAAAAGAATTAATGGCTACCTATGAATATGCCTTGAAGAAAGAGGAAGAAAAGGCAGAACAAGCCAGAATTAAAGAGGAAATGAGAGAAGAGGCTAGAGCACAAAGAGAATTAGAGAAAGCTAAAGCTGAGGCGGAAAGAGCTCAACGAGATGCCGAGAAAGAGTTGGAAAATGCTCGGAAACTGCTTGAGAAAGATCAGGCTAACACTGAGCTTCAGGCAAGAATCGCCGAGTTGGAGCTGAAATATCAAGAAGCCTTGGAAAATAGCCAGAGGGCTATTTCTCAAGCTCAACTAACGAAATCCGGGCATGTTTATGTAATTAGTAATATTGGTTCATTTGGTGAGAATGTGTTTAAAATTGGTATGACACGCCGATTAGAGCCATTAGACCGTATAAGAGAATTGGGCGATGCTAGCGTGCCATTCTCTTTTGATGTTCACGCATTGATCTATAGTGAAGATGCGCCAGCATTAGAAAATGAATTGCACAAGGTGTTTGCGGATCATCAAGTAAACCGTGTCAATCCACGTAAAGAGTTCTTTAAGGTACCATTAGAGATAATTGCCGACGAGGTCAAAAAACGCAATGCTAAAATTGAGTTTACAATGCTGGCCGAAGCGTCGGAATATTATCAATCCTTGGCAATGGAGAAAGAGCACAAATATACTGATATTATTGAATCTGATGATGAAGATTTATCAGAAGAATAG
- a CDS encoding phage antirepressor N-terminal domain-containing protein, whose product MSNQISTQTISFNNQSLITVEQNGVHYVAMKPICENIGIQWESQYNRIRRDDVLNSVIFIMNMTGSDSKNYQMICLPIEYLNGWLFGIDINRCNPEIRDTLIKYKKECYQALHDYWFNGKAERKTTVDDRTGLRNAVNMLVSKKGLIYSEAYHLVHQRFNVESIEDLTLEQLPQAVEYVHKIILEGELITEAELPSREKKFSFEFTEYELQQLIWLWFAFKRGVGTFQHIERAFNVLGSNMSGQIYGQAYEYLSVLRSTNKILNRITQEFEIDPMTNWRVLKHLRGFNPKAVKIDF is encoded by the coding sequence ATGTCTAATCAAATCTCAACTCAAACAATTTCATTCAACAATCAGTCATTAATTACCGTTGAACAAAATGGCGTGCATTATGTTGCTATGAAGCCTATTTGTGAAAATATCGGCATTCAATGGGAATCGCAATACAATCGAATTAGACGTGATGATGTACTAAATTCAGTTATATTCATCATGAATATGACTGGAAGTGATAGTAAGAATTATCAAATGATCTGCTTACCAATCGAATATTTAAACGGTTGGTTATTTGGTATTGATATTAATCGTTGTAACCCAGAAATCCGTGACACATTAATCAAATACAAAAAAGAGTGTTATCAAGCGTTACATGATTATTGGTTTAATGGTAAAGCAGAACGCAAAACTACGGTAGATGATCGCACAGGCCTACGCAATGCTGTAAATATGTTAGTTAGCAAGAAAGGCTTAATTTATTCTGAGGCTTATCATTTAGTCCATCAACGCTTTAATGTGGAATCAATCGAAGATTTAACATTAGAGCAATTACCGCAAGCAGTAGAGTATGTTCACAAAATAATTTTAGAAGGGGAATTAATCACTGAGGCTGAATTGCCTAGCCGTGAAAAGAAATTCAGCTTTGAATTTACCGAGTACGAACTCCAACAGCTTATTTGGTTATGGTTTGCTTTCAAACGTGGCGTCGGCACATTCCAACATATTGAGAGAGCCTTTAACGTTCTAGGCTCGAACATGAGTGGGCAAATCTACGGACAGGCTTACGAATATTTAAGCGTGTTACGCTCAACAAACAAAATCTTAAACCGCATTACACAAGAGTTTGAGATTGACCCAATGACAAATTGGCGTGTATTAAAACACTTGCGAGGCTTTAATCCAAAAGCAGTCAAAATCGACTTCTAA
- a CDS encoding baseplate J/gp47 family protein produces the protein MAKLIETGIQIDRLNEIVARFEDGFRQIYGQNIDLSPNSPDGQMVGLLAQMKMDIEELAENVYRQLDPDVATGAWLDQRVAYAGLIRRAASYSYLRSVILTGEPLTHLYAGIVVSDPHKVRWVLTADVQLDSNGSTRADFRSEELGAFNLIKNTNLTIETVTLGLTSATTFENAEIGEEEETDLQLRERFFHQPN, from the coding sequence ATGGCAAAACTGATTGAAACAGGCATTCAAATTGATCGATTAAACGAAATCGTAGCACGATTTGAAGATGGATTTAGACAAATCTATGGGCAGAATATCGACCTATCGCCCAACTCACCCGATGGGCAAATGGTGGGCTTACTTGCTCAGATGAAGATGGATATTGAGGAGCTTGCCGAGAACGTATATCGACAGTTAGATCCTGATGTTGCGACAGGTGCTTGGCTCGATCAACGAGTCGCTTATGCAGGATTGATAAGACGAGCGGCAAGCTATAGCTATTTGCGCTCAGTAATTTTGACAGGGGAGCCTTTAACTCACCTTTATGCAGGGATTGTAGTGTCTGACCCACATAAAGTTCGATGGGTATTAACGGCAGATGTGCAGCTAGATAGTAATGGCTCCACCCGTGCGGACTTCCGCAGCGAAGAATTGGGTGCGTTTAACCTCATAAAAAACACGAATTTAACCATTGAGACCGTTACGCTTGGTCTTACCTCGGCAACCACATTCGAAAATGCCGAAATTGGCGAGGAAGAAGAAACCGACTTGCAATTACGAGAACGTTTTTTTCATCAGCCGAACTAA
- a CDS encoding DUF2612 domain-containing protein, with product MGYSDLLIWQYRNKPKAVSTIKLFENIIGQGFIDLYRLQDVLNIETATGHQLDLVGKHVGQFRVINGYQLRKFFGFRNSPNALGFSKKRLGGAQWYRKRDPLSDSVRLSDDDYRFLIKCRILKNYQIGTLPNLIEACLFIFGEGCHIVDNYDMTVSISVPSTITSDFKKFAINHLDILPRQAGVQYLFNLI from the coding sequence ATGGGCTATTCTGATTTGTTGATTTGGCAATACCGAAACAAGCCCAAAGCCGTCTCAACGATTAAGCTATTTGAAAACATTATCGGGCAAGGCTTTATCGATTTATATCGATTGCAAGATGTGCTGAATATTGAAACGGCCACAGGGCATCAGCTTGATTTGGTCGGTAAACACGTCGGGCAATTTCGGGTTATTAATGGCTATCAATTGCGTAAGTTTTTCGGTTTCCGCAATTCGCCTAATGCACTGGGATTTAGCAAAAAAAGGCTAGGCGGTGCGCAATGGTATCGGAAACGAGACCCACTGTCTGATTCTGTCAGATTATCTGATGATGATTATCGATTCTTAATTAAATGCAGAATCCTCAAAAACTACCAAATAGGCACGCTACCAAACTTAATTGAGGCGTGCCTATTTATTTTTGGCGAAGGTTGTCACATCGTGGATAACTACGATATGACCGTCTCTATCTCTGTTCCAAGCACTATCACATCTGATTTTAAGAAATTCGCAATCAACCACTTAGATATACTGCCACGCCAAGCAGGTGTGCAATATCTTTTCAACCTAATATAG
- a CDS encoding tail fiber protein — protein sequence MALVNKPDESIFASSAKQGEVDNFPDLLRGWGITFDQTQGIPPMEWFNFLFKRLDEKHAYLMQRGLPEWSATQDYTKGSCVQFDGVSYRALKNSKNNSPNESNSQYWVRWGFALSEIAQATLTQYGITKLYTGYDSQSEDLALTPKTAYQLKQLIDSNTRALGNVIPNSKKSSAVNSNSADTVATSAAVKTANDNANGRVSKSGDTMTGNLTVPNIIVNDPTNNNNSVQIGDDTKLIDVDMVHTVGLQATDNANDAYIAYGATKKRFGFDGVNFSAESGLGAKWHGSNKQGEGAYVDQYNSLAPYYVDVGNAMGANIYYPFIKGKVANGHIYGESFSFGYVTPGVINQFGSGVINLTDDVQGNKQWHFQHDGIFRSAGDVISASGISLDALYNNLNTYSNKLNELINGFTATWYGSHYQGAEVYKIKQGRLMIIRMNIGVINQSGNYYLPESFDGGATAIAIDSGGGQNNVGAIFAGGNVVYIGINKGTNVSVIVIGVKN from the coding sequence ATGGCATTAGTAAATAAGCCAGATGAAAGCATTTTTGCGTCATCTGCAAAACAAGGTGAGGTCGATAATTTCCCTGACTTATTGCGTGGTTGGGGGATTACGTTTGACCAAACTCAAGGCATCCCTCCTATGGAGTGGTTTAACTTCTTATTTAAACGACTTGACGAAAAACACGCTTATTTGATGCAACGAGGGCTACCCGAATGGTCTGCTACGCAAGACTATACTAAAGGCTCTTGCGTGCAGTTTGATGGCGTAAGCTACCGAGCATTAAAAAATAGTAAAAATAACAGCCCGAATGAATCAAATTCCCAATATTGGGTACGTTGGGGATTTGCATTGAGTGAAATTGCTCAGGCGACATTAACTCAATATGGGATAACCAAACTCTACACTGGCTACGATAGCCAAAGTGAAGATTTAGCATTAACGCCTAAAACCGCTTATCAGCTAAAACAGCTTATTGACTCCAACACACGTGCGCTTGGCAATGTTATCCCAAACAGCAAAAAATCCTCTGCAGTAAATAGCAATAGCGCAGACACCGTGGCAACCAGTGCTGCGGTTAAGACCGCGAATGATAACGCAAATGGACGCGTGTCAAAATCGGGCGATACGATGACAGGCAACTTAACTGTACCCAATATCATAGTCAACGACCCAACAAACAATAACAACTCTGTGCAAATAGGTGATGACACAAAGTTAATTGATGTTGACATGGTGCATACCGTTGGATTGCAAGCAACAGACAATGCAAATGATGCCTACATTGCCTATGGAGCAACCAAAAAACGATTTGGTTTTGATGGCGTAAATTTTTCAGCTGAGAGTGGTCTTGGCGCAAAATGGCATGGGAGCAACAAGCAAGGAGAAGGTGCTTATGTTGATCAATATAACTCATTAGCTCCCTATTATGTCGATGTAGGGAACGCTATGGGGGCTAATATCTATTATCCCTTTATAAAGGGTAAAGTCGCAAATGGCCATATTTATGGCGAGTCTTTTTCATTTGGTTATGTTACGCCGGGTGTAATTAACCAATTTGGATCAGGCGTCATTAATCTTACCGATGATGTTCAAGGTAATAAACAATGGCACTTTCAACATGACGGTATTTTCCGGTCTGCAGGTGATGTGATTTCCGCAAGCGGGATATCACTCGATGCATTATATAATAATTTAAATACATACAGTAATAAGTTAAACGAACTCATTAATGGGTTTACTGCGACGTGGTATGGCAGCCATTATCAAGGTGCGGAAGTTTATAAAATTAAACAAGGGCGTTTAATGATTATTCGAATGAATATAGGTGTGATAAATCAATCAGGCAATTACTATCTCCCCGAATCCTTTGATGGTGGGGCCACTGCAATCGCAATTGATTCTGGTGGTGGTCAAAATAATGTCGGTGCAATTTTTGCAGGCGGTAATGTTGTTTATATAGGTATAAACAAAGGTACAAATGTTAGCGTTATTGTGATAGGAGTAAAAAATTAA
- a CDS encoding DNA helicase UvrD → MAIPSKLKCYGYHVVIAIDQLFNALTGGAADETLSSRTYRGAILADKPKKRWRVLYRVINSLFFDCNHCKTAYESEISGKQHDERFKAVQHAGN, encoded by the coding sequence ATGGCAATTCCAAGCAAATTAAAATGTTATGGCTATCACGTGGTCATTGCCATAGACCAACTGTTTAACGCCTTAACAGGTGGCGCAGCGGATGAAACCCTCTCCAGCCGCACTTATCGCGGTGCTATTTTAGCGGATAAACCGAAAAAACGCTGGCGTGTGCTGTATCGCGTCATCAATAGCCTTTTCTTTGACTGCAATCACTGCAAAACGGCCTATGAAAGCGAGATTTCGGGCAAACAACATGATGAACGCTTCAAGGCGGTGCAACATGCAGGAAATTAG
- a CDS encoding DUF1870 family protein has translation MEYWENGQRTIKPDVEELINSLLSRRREIIAEVYNMGEKAKGISVIYYKTPEYCENVLEWRFSQSLASTLSLDFGAKLVEFDKQDFERFIKENRLNDSKPSRAMWAASR, from the coding sequence GTGGAGTATTGGGAAAATGGTCAAAGAACTATTAAGCCGGATGTTGAAGAACTAATCAACTCCTTGCTATCAAGACGAAGAGAGATTATAGCGGAAGTTTACAACATGGGAGAAAAGGCGAAGGGAATTTCTGTTATTTATTACAAAACCCCAGAATACTGCGAGAACGTTCTCGAGTGGCGATTTTCTCAATCGCTAGCCTCTACTCTATCGTTAGATTTTGGAGCTAAATTGGTCGAATTTGATAAGCAGGATTTTGAGAGATTTATTAAGGAGAATAGGCTGAATGATAGCAAGCCATCTAGAGCAATGTGGGCTGCGTCTAGATAG
- the acrIIC4 gene encoding anti-CRISPR protein AcrIIC4, giving the protein MKITSANFATIATSENFAKLSVLPKNHRNPIKGLFKSAVEQFSSARDFFKNENYSKELAEKFNQEAVNEAVEKLQKAIDLAEKQGIQF; this is encoded by the coding sequence ATGAAAATCACATCTGCAAACTTTGCTACAATCGCAACATCTGAAAACTTTGCTAAACTTTCAGTCTTACCGAAAAACCATCGAAATCCAATCAAAGGACTATTTAAATCAGCAGTTGAGCAATTTAGCTCTGCGAGAGATTTCTTTAAAAATGAAAACTACTCAAAAGAATTAGCAGAGAAATTCAATCAAGAAGCTGTGAATGAGGCGGTTGAAAAATTACAGAAAGCCATCGACTTAGCAGAGAAACAAGGTATTCAATTTTAA
- a CDS encoding site-specific integrase: MTGLQQPQASKPRTQRFTQEDIDEIIKISGYNESLKTAKARTGAAVLFAVETAMRAGEICGLTWGNVNLERKTAYLPMTKNGNSRTVPLSKNAVRILERLRDEIEQGETCFQVKSNILDATFRKLKKAANRDNLHFHDTRREALTRLAKKVDVMTLAKISGHKDIRILQNVYYAPNMEEIAELLD; this comes from the coding sequence ATGACTGGATTGCAACAGCCACAAGCAAGCAAACCAAGAACTCAAAGATTTACACAAGAAGATATAGACGAGATTATCAAGATTAGCGGATATAATGAGAGCTTAAAGACTGCTAAGGCTCGCACAGGTGCGGCAGTGCTATTTGCTGTTGAAACTGCGATGAGAGCTGGTGAGATATGCGGATTAACTTGGGGTAATGTAAACCTAGAAAGAAAGACAGCTTATTTACCAATGACGAAAAACGGCAATTCTCGGACCGTTCCACTTTCAAAAAATGCGGTGAGAATACTGGAAAGGTTAAGAGACGAAATAGAACAAGGTGAAACTTGCTTTCAAGTGAAATCAAATATACTTGATGCAACATTTAGGAAGTTAAAGAAAGCGGCCAACAGAGATAATTTACACTTCCACGATACAAGACGAGAGGCATTAACCAGATTAGCTAAAAAAGTTGATGTAATGACGTTAGCGAAAATATCGGGGCATAAAGACATCAGAATACTTCAAAATGTCTATTACGCCCCGAATATGGAAGAGATTGCTGAATTGTTGGATTAA